In Taeniopygia guttata chromosome Z, bTaeGut7.mat, whole genome shotgun sequence, one genomic interval encodes:
- the PDE6B gene encoding rod cGMP-specific 3',5'-cyclic phosphodiesterase subunit beta: MSISEDDVEKFLDGNPAFAKQYFEKKLKTESWDNNESEILFELIQDMQESINMEKVVFKTLRRIRSLIHADRCSLFMYRQRNGTPELATRLFNIQEGSTLEECLVAPDCEIVYPLDIGIVGHVAQTKKTMNIKDVRECAQFSPFVDELTDYTTKNILATPILNGKDLVAVIVAINKLNGPHFTSSDETLFLKYLNFASLNLKIYHLSYLHNCETRRGQVLLWSANKVFEELTDIERQFHKAFYTVRAYLNCDRYSVGLLDMTKQKEFFDLWPVLLGEVPPYSGPRTPDGREIVFYKVIDYILHGKEDIKVIPNPTPDHWALVTGLPAYVAESGFICNIMNAAADEMFNFQEGPLDESGWTIKNVLSMPIVNKREEIVGVVTFYNRKDGKPFDEQDETLMESLTQFLGWSVLNTDTYDKMNKLENRKDIAQDMVLYHVKCDKDEIQEILPTREKLGKEPSECDEEELASILKEELPGPTKFEIYEFRFSDFDCTELELVKCGIQMYYELGVVKKFQIPQEVLVRFVYSVSKGYRKITYHNWRHGFNVAQTMFTLLMTGKLKRYYTDLEALAMVTAALCHDIDHRGTNNLYQMKSQNPLAKLHGSSILERHHLEFGKFLLSEESLNICQNLNRRQHEHVIHLMEIAIIATDLALYFKKRTMFQKIVDESKTYDSASAWTEYLSLETTKKEVVMAMMMTACDLSAITKPWEVQSKVALLVAAEFWEQGDLEISVLQQQPIPMMDRRKAAELPKLQVGFIDFVCTFVYKEFSRFHEEIQPMLDGLLNNRNEWKTRADEYDAKIKALEEEKKKEEERMAAKRGEITCNGGTAPASRTCSIL; this comes from the exons ATGAGCATTAGTGAAGACGACGTGGAAAAGTTTCTTGATGGCAACCCTGCTTTTGCCAAGCAGTATTTTGAGAAGAAACTAAAAACAGAGTCCTGGGATAACAATGAAAGCGAAATACTTTTTGAGTTGATCCAAGACATGCAAGAAAGCATCAACATGGAGAAAGTTGTTTTCAAGACCTTGAGAAGAATCAGGTCTCTTATCCACGCTGACCGCTGTAGTCTCTTCATGTACAGGCAGAGAAATGGCACTCCTGAACTGGCAACAAGGCTTTTTAACATCCAGGAAGGAAGTACTCTGGAGGAATGCCTGGTCGCCCCAGACTGCGAGATTGTCTATCCACTGGACATAGGCATTGTGGGCCATGTTGCTCAGACCAAGAAAACCATGAACATCAAGGATGTCCGTGAG TGTGCCCAGTTCAGCCCATTTGTTGATGAGCTCACCGACTACACTACAAAAAACATCCTTGCAACACCCATCTTGAATGGCAAAGACTTGGTTGCTGTCATTGTGGCTATAAATAAGCTGAATGGCCCACACTTCACCAGCTCTGATGAAACA ctttttctgaaGTACCTGAATTTTGCATCCTTGAACTTGAAAATTTATCACTTGAGTTATCTTCACAACTGTGAGACTCGAAGAGGCCAG GTGCTGTTGTGGTCAGCCAATAAGGTCTTTGAGGAACTGACAGACATTGAGAGGCAGTTCCACAAGGCTTTTTATACAGTGAGGGCATACCTGAACTGTGACCGATACTCAGTCGGTCTCCTGGACATGACGAAGCAGAAG gagTTTTTTGACCTGTGGCCAGTCCTCCTGGGAGAAGTACCTCCCTACTCAGGACCTCGAACCCCGGATGGCAGA GAAATAGTCTTTTACAAGGTCATTGATTACATATTACATGGAAAAGAAGACATTAAAGTTATCCC aaATCCTACCCCGGATCACTGGGCACTAGTTACTGGACTACCAGCCTATGTGGCTGAAAGTGGATTT ATTTGCAACATTATGAATGCTGCAGCAGATGAGATGTTTAACTTTCAG GAAGGTCCTCTAGATGAATCAGGATGGACTATCAAAAACGTTCTCTCCATGCCAATAGTgaataaaagagaagaaattgttGGTGTTGTCACATTTTATAACAGAAAAGATGGGAAACCATTTGATGAACAGGATGAAACCCTCATGGAG TCCTTGACACAGTTCCTGGGTTGGTCTGTGCTCAACACAGACACATACGATAAGATGAACAAGTTGGAGAACCGTAAGGACATTGCTCAGGACATGGTGCTCTACCACGTGAAATGTGACAAGGATGAAATCCAGGAAATTCTG CCAACACGAGAAAAGCTGGGGAAGGAGCCAAGTGAGTGTGACGAAGAGGAACTGGCAAGCATTCTG AAAGAAGAGCTGCCGGGGCCCACGAAGTTTGAAATCTATGAGTTCAGGTTCTCTGATTTTGACTGCACTGAGCTAGAGCTGGTGAAGTGTGGCATTCAGATGTACTACGAGCTTGGCGTGGTGAAAAAGTTCCAGATCCCACAGGAG GTTCTGGTAAGGTTTGTGTACTCTGTCAGCAAAGGCTACCGGAAGATAACTTACCACAACTGGCGTCACGGCTTCAATGTGGCACAGACCATGTTCACACTCCTGATG ACTGGCAAACTGAAGCGTTACTACACCGACCTCGAAGCCCTTGCAATGGTaactgcagctctgtgccatgATATTGACCACAGGGGAACCAACAACCTCTACCAAATGAA ATCTCAAAATCCTTTAGCTAAACTTCATGGATCCTCTATTTTAGAAAGACATCACCTGGAATTCGGAAAATTCCTGCTCTCTGAGGAG TCATTGAATATATGTCAGAACCTCAACCGCAGGCAGCATGAGCATGTGATTCACCTGATGGAAATTGCCATTATAGCAACAGACCTGGCACTCTACTTCAA aaaGCGAACAATGTTTCAAAAGATCGTTGATGAGTCTAAGACGTACGACAGTGCGAGTGCCTGGACTGAGTACCTGTCTCTGGAGACAACAAAAAAAGAGGTTGTCAT GGCCATGATGATGACTGCCTGTGACTTGTCAGCTATCACAAAGCCTTGGGAAGTCCAGAGTAAG GTAGCTCTACTGGTAGCAGCTGAGTTCTGGGAGCAAGGAGATTTGGAAATAAGCGtccttcagcagcagcccaTT CCAATGATGGACCGAAGGAAAGCTGCTGAGCTTCCAAAGCTTCAAGTGGGTTTCATTGACTTTGTGTGTACATTTGTCTATAAG GAATTTTCCCGCTTCCATGAGGAAATTCAGCCTATGCTTGATGGGCTGCTGAACAACAGAAATGAGTGGAAGACCCGTGCTGATGAGTATGATGCAAAAATTAAAGCTctggaggaagagaagaaaaaagaggaagagagaatgGCTGCAAAAAGAG GTGAAATAACCTGTAATGGAGGAACAGCTCCAGCTTCCAGAACCTGTAGCATACTTTAA
- the ATP5ME gene encoding ATP synthase subunit e, mitochondrial — protein sequence MIPPVQVSPLIKFTRYSALLVGMIYGKKRYDYLKPIAEEERRIEAEEKKKREELERIAKELAEASEESILK from the exons ATGATCCCGCCGGTGCAGGTCTCCCCGCTGATCAAG TTCACCCGCTACTCGGCTCTGCTGGTGGGGATGATCTACGGCAAGAAGCGATACG ACTACCTGAAGCCGATTGCTGAAGAAGAGAGGAGAATAGAGgcggaggagaagaagaaacgTGAAGAACTGGAGCGAATTGCAAAGGAGCTTGCAGAAG cAAGCGAAGAGTCCATACTGAAATAA
- the TMEM175 gene encoding endosomal/lysosomal proton channel TMEM175 produces MAAPRERGPGPGPGLGLEPGSSTQTSHRLLAYSDALLSIIATVMILPVAHTKIHPDQKLGESVQQLLLAKIAVYLMTFLIVTVAWAAHVRLFQVIEHIDDVLALLNLACMMIITFLPYTFSLMASFPGVPFGIFLFSVCAVVIGLIQAVIVAYGFYHPHLLNQQIQESENQNFYKRHILKIILRGPILCFLAAIFSFVFIPLSYVLLGLVIVFPHLTRLIKWCKTKILGQRGEEEEHHSLETFTFYLSEPLSKERVEAFSDGVYAIVATLLILDICEDNVPDPREVEEKFHGSLLEALSEYGPNYLAYFGSFVTIGLLWFVHHSLFLYVTKATRLMGLLNILSLAFIGGLPLAYQLTSEFAEKSHNEIEAIQVSCVITFFASIFQFAIWTTALLNEEETLHAFARYGGKEHAFMFAKLALYPCVSLGAFFLTCLLSEFSTAIFHLMQIVIPFAFLALRIFVRISLTAIKSVMSLSRRKIVLLEEEEACLSPNETLS; encoded by the exons ATGGCGGCTCCGCGGGAGCGCGGCccgggcccggggccggggctggggctggagccggGCAGCAGCACGCAGACATCGCACCGGCTGCTGGCCTACAGCGACGCGCTGCTGTCCATCATCGCCACCGTGATG ATTTTGCCGGTGGCTCACACAAAAATACATCCTGACCAG aaattaGGTGAAAGTGTTCAACAACTTCTTCTAGCAAAAATTGCTGTCTACTTGATGACCTTTTTAATAGTCACAGTGGCATGGGCAGCTCATGTAAG GTTGTTTCAGGTGATAGAACATATAGATGATGTCCTGGCTCTTCTAAATCTG gcTTGTATGATGATCATAACCTTCTTGCCATATACA ttttccttaATGGCCTCCTTTCCAGGGGTACCTTTTGGCATCTTCCTGTTCAGTGTCTGTGCTGTTGTCATTGGCCTTATACAG GCTGTGATAGTAGCATATGGATTCTATCACCCACACTTACTGAATCAACAGATACAGGAGtctgaaaatcagaatttctATAAACGTCATATCTTAAAGATTATTCTAAGAGGACCAATTTTATGCTTTTTAGCagccatcttttcttttgtctttattCCTTTG TCTTACGTACTTCTTGGACTTGTAATCGTTTTTCCGCATCTCACTCGGTTAATTAAATGGTGTAAAACCAAAATTCTCG GTCAGAGAGGTGAAGAGGAAGAACATCATAGCTTAGAAACCTTCACTTTTTACCTCAGTGAGCCTCTGAGTAAGGAACGAGTAGAAGCATTCAGTGATGGGGTCTATGCCATTGTAGCAACCCTGCTCATTTTGGATATATG TGAAGACAATGTTCCAGATCCCAGAGAAGTTGAGGAGAAGTTCCATGGCAGTCTTCTTGAAGCTTTAAGTGAATATGGGCCAAACTATCTTGCTTACTTCGGCTCATTTGTTACAATTGGTCTCCTGTGGTTTGTCCATCACTCTCTTTTCCTTTATGTAACAAAAGCTACCCGATTAATGGGACTGCTCAACATACTTTCATTGGCTTTCATTGGTGGGCTTCCACTAGCTTACCAGCTGACCAGTGAATTTGCAGAAAAGTCTCATAATGAAATAGAAGCCATTCAGGTCAGCTGCGTTATCACTTTCTTTGCCAGCATATTTCAGTTTGCCATATGGACTACAGCCCTACTCAATGAAGAGGAAACTTTGCATGCCTTTGCTAGATATGGTGGCAAGGAGCACGCCTTCATGTTTGCCAAGCTGGCTCTGTACCCTTGCGTAAGCCTGGGGGCCTTCTTCCTAACTTGCTTGTTAAGTGAATTTAGCACAGCAATTTTCCATCTTATGCAGATCGTAATCCCGTTTGCTTTCCTTGCCTTGCGCATTTTTGTTAGGATTTCTTTAACTGCCATAAAGTCTGTGATGTCTCTCTCCAGACGGAAGATTGTATTGTTAGAAGAAGAGGAGGCATGTTTGTCTCCAAATGAAACACTGTCCTAA